A section of the Candidatus Alcyoniella australis genome encodes:
- a CDS encoding TonB-dependent receptor — TAFPDLKTLYSSNGNPELDAEHAYNLDAGISVRGLGPLWADVTYFRCDAFDLIGKKDLGNSYTFENVDRALISGVESDLKLQLFDELLYAKVSHTWMQTQDRRGERKLKSLDFRPEQRLAADLRLNFGFGLSLAAQYFYTGERRYELQGREATIETMPEYGLTNARVAQRFNWRGGRYALELFVQGRNLFDVYYEQSPQKAAPGRNLYGGLSLEF, encoded by the coding sequence ACCGCGTTCCCCGACCTCAAGACGCTCTATTCGAGCAACGGCAACCCCGAGCTCGATGCGGAGCACGCCTACAACCTCGACGCCGGAATCAGCGTGCGCGGCCTGGGGCCGCTATGGGCCGACGTGACCTACTTTCGCTGCGACGCCTTTGATCTGATCGGCAAGAAGGATCTTGGCAACAGCTATACCTTCGAGAACGTGGACCGCGCGCTGATCAGCGGCGTGGAGAGCGACCTGAAGCTGCAACTGTTCGACGAGCTGCTCTATGCCAAAGTGAGCCACACCTGGATGCAGACCCAGGACCGTCGCGGCGAACGCAAACTCAAGTCGCTGGACTTCCGGCCCGAGCAGCGCCTGGCCGCGGACCTGCGCCTGAACTTCGGCTTCGGCTTATCCCTGGCTGCCCAATATTTCTACACCGGCGAACGCCGCTACGAGCTGCAAGGGCGCGAGGCCACTATCGAGACTATGCCCGAATACGGCCTGACCAACGCGCGCGTGGCCCAACGCTTCAACTGGCGGGGCGGCCGCTACGCCCTGGAGCTGTTCGTACAGGGACGCAACCTGTTCGACGTGTACTACGAACAGTCGCCGCAAAAAGCCGCCCCCGGCCGCAACCTCTACGGCGGCCTCTCGCTGGAGTTCTGA